The Rhipicephalus sanguineus isolate Rsan-2018 chromosome 10, BIME_Rsan_1.4, whole genome shotgun sequence genome segment tttttcttccttaaaacaaaaagaattTTAATGAACCTTTCTCAGCCAGTGGACAACTAATGTTGcaagtaaatgcgctatttagcataattttactggGTGCACcccaatgttaaatttacgactaaacatgcgcgaaaatgaactttcttgcaactttgtcgccagctctacacaccatttcacgccatatacgtctcaaacgatttttgggctacagtaaaacttcctggcaatcagttaaatcgaaatattacatttcactgaatgtcgcctttctatgaaaaaatccccattatgggtcatattgtcaatatttaaggccgcatgaaatacccacgaaagcgtaaaccttcgtgaaacttattttaagtgagaagcctacgatcgttatgtagggaaaattTTGTCCTAGTTGattatatgaagaagagattttttgaaaacgcattttccgagccatagcttcgagctttccgaaaaacttcacataggtTTTGTGGCACTGACAAAGTTTTTTGCCAAAAATAGTTTGGTGGAAGGCTTCTGGCTTGGgattgggacagttggcgtggaatgacccttatatatatatatatatatatatatatatattgtagcttAATGGCAAAGCATTCACCATGAATGCGTGGTCTGCGGGTTAGATTACCTTTGTCAAGGCGATCAAAGTGGTATTAAGGCAAAAACCTTTAATGTCTCATCGGGCCGAtcgtgccctggcacggtgccagctgtggcctctcgcactcacactctcagcaatcacgtgatggcaaagcggcgcatagcaacaattgtgcgttgctccttccaatgcGCGTTGCGCAACGCGTCGGCGGTATTCATTGGCGGAGTCGAATgaccacaggctttcgccgaacacgctCTGGAATGTGCAAAGTGTCCCATTTTTTTTACATATGAGCAGTGCAGTCATACATGGTACTCGAAGGTGTATGAATAATCTCGAATCGCGGTTCCATAAAGATCGGCGAATATACGAATGTCCCTCGGCGTACCATAACAAAGGATTGCTAAAAACAGTGAAGCATCCGTCGTCGGTTTTTATGGCAGCCAGGAACCTACTGGTAAAGGAGCACAAGCGCTGTTCCggggaagtgcttggaagaacgCAGTTTAAGTTCACTGGGAAGTACAGCCATCCATTGCTAAATTGGAGGTAGCCCTCAAAACAAAGGTTCTTATTCAAGCCAAAACAGTTTATTTCAGGTAGCCAATGTACTTCTGTCTGTGTTTTATGAGCATTCGGTAGTAATATTGTTCAGTGGATGATACCGAGTACAAGTGTGTATGGGCCTGCAGGTAAACAAGACATTGCAGACACTAGCCTTTGATATAACAAGCACACAATCAGAGGATGAGGTCTCCAACCTGTTCGACCTGGTCCAGAAGATCGACGTCTTCTCTCGCCTGAGATTCAACTGGATCAATCCTCGTGGATCGGATTTCGCTAAGGGCGTGATGTCTTCTCAAGTGAGTTCCACAACACGGAACTTTGACGACCACGGAGCTGCAGACGCGATGGAGTTTCTGGACGCCCTTGCCTCCACTCGCAACATATCCGTTGCGTGGCTCGAGTGTGTCAAGAGCGCGCAACCCGTGGTTACCAAGCTGATCGACACAGTCGCCAGGACCAAGTACCTGAGGCAAGTACCATTTCTATTTCTATTTAAGTTGTCCTTTTTGTATCACAACATGTGAAGCGAGGGGTCCTTGCGCGAAGTCACGTTTTAGTTTCAAGGGTGTGTACTGAACAGATAAGTTTAACGTTTAGGCTCTTGAGGAAAAGCAGTAATAGGTTACCAAAGCATTCGAACCTGAGGTTTGCTACCCCCTGTTTCAGGCGAACGACAATGATGTCAGCACACAAGCTCAATTCACCAGTTTGGATGGTGGCATAATGCAATACCTTTGCAATATGGAATCCGGATTACCACATGTGGGAGTTGAAAAAAATTTGTACGTGGGGTGTTGCTTAATGAACGTTTAGACAAGTGGTCTTGGCATCTACAAGGCAGCAGCTGCAGAAGCtgcggccttgaagaagacaagaccagttGTCGCAACGTTGGCTCCATCGACACCGTGTTCAATAATATTGATATCTTCAAGCCTCCGTCCGGATATGGGAGCAGACCCGTAAAATAACTGCAGAATATTTGCAGTTGATATGCAGTTGACTGCCAATGTGTACAGCATAGTCAACGCTGACGTTTTCCTGTCTCACCTTGGCTTCATTCACTGTTGACTTCTTTTCCCTGTTGCTAGCCAATACATAGAAACAAAAGTGCACTTAGGCCCTGAGTAATCACCTTAAAGATATgatgccaccatgtttgtggcttgctgCGTTCTTTCCTGTAAGCGTTTCCTACTTGGCCGCGTGATCGAGCGGAGtagccgcctggcggctactggctgaagcgcgcctagtgtggattgctccctgcgtcgtctgctagccccgtcgtgtttgcatgtgcgcgtacgtcctgcacattttcaaagggcggtttgttttgttatgttagcgcgattttaactgctcgtgcgtatacctaacatggtgtacggaaggaaatgggcttgctcggctgcatgcgcattgtaataagatcagtgagtgcgactttcgagagcgCTGTGTATTGGTGCCGTACCCTACGTTCGCCGGAATCATTTCAGtgctgatgccgctttctggttcaagcacgtcgtcaagtgcgcttggcatagtcccaaacgtAAGGAGCATTAAagtgtgtgtgaatgcagcgttttagcgactccggGGTAagcaaaaacgaggctcatgcacttttgcgttgttgttaggtgtataactgtggcactgtagttcatgatgagcttttagttgcgcttaagatgtccttttattttacggtcgtggtcccgcaaCAGCGAAATATGTGTatcgagtgaagtctgacacttcggtactcaaactgtccctaaataaaaaaaacaggcaatgaaatgacacggcagtgataaaacggtgatgccgcgcgcaatttgaacttgcggcgaaatttatgcagaaccacccgtgttcttagcccgacggcgtgccttacatttatgtcgtataatttcacgcaaaacctcatcctttcttttcacattatcttgagcgtttgtgtggagttgttataaattgatggaaggcagcggacattattattttgaaaaagaaagacacttattccacaaaataaccggacctttattgcatcactgtcgtgcacgtaatcaatcgatgaaagctctgtgctaaactcttacctgcgtatgcgtattcgcgtgaacaatgctattgaactcattgcacaggaatatcgGCTGGTATACAAATTAACAAGAAgtgaagtaaacacttaagtagttcagccgtgctacagcagtgcgtagtacacagaacacaagctaaacacgtacagagaaaacaacaatatatatatagtgcgtaagcgcagactgtcatctaGGGCGAGCATCCGTTTCATCTGatgattgcgcttctctcactagtaatgggaacgttggatgatcttcgtgcatcaattcatcaatgaggagtgtatatattaccagtaagcagcaatcaacgcattttattcgccgacaatcggctcaaactactcacaacgaagcgccgctgtgtgcatttgtaaaCGCGCCTCCGActgcctctccacactaacgcggcgacgctgctgccacctataggtcgatctcgcggccaatagctccaggaagcatgatgcacgcaccgagattcctgtattctcgctaaataatttcaGATCTCCGTTTGATGTGgataactttcggtttcggtttctgggcgccgaggttgggcagtgacgcgGAAGTGTAGGGgacttggtcacgtgaccacacaaggctgtgacgcacttagccaggaagctatCGAAACTCgacgagtgatgtagcaaccgatgctttgccggtgctgtagtgaactagaatatattctagttcactacagccggtacgtacgttgccgAGGTGGAGGAGGTCCGGAGGtcgctcacgtcactacagcagatctgctgggacgtcactacaactttcctTGCCCCTCCTATACAACTACgccagagttggcgcgctagcgatgggtttcgatcgggagaatgggcatttaggtacaatttggaagtgaattaaatatATAgttaaacgtttgctgtgtctgaCCCTTCGTGTgcagtgtccttgcatacagaggaaacccacaacaggcttgttatagcttcgaaatttgatggcaccacccctttaagtgatGATGTTAATATGTGTTGTGGGAATCGAGAGCGCCTTCCCCTTGCGCCTCGTTTCCCATCTAGTGTGTTGTGCCGGCCCCGCGTGGTTCGATCGCCGGAAATCGCCGTCTAGTGGCAACATCACCACGGCGCAGTGCTTTGTTTCCCGAGCAAGCTATGCTACTGCCTTTCCGGCGTCTGCACGTCCGGGAGCCACAAGCCGCACGTCACGCTAACATATGTCACTGTTCCACGCCCGTGCTCACTGGCCGCCAGTGACAGCCCCCGGGACCTCTCTCCacctgagctcgcttctgtccAGCGCTTGGTCGCCGcgggcagatgctctcaggcctgcaacGAGAGGTTCACGCGCTGCCTTAGCAGGCAACTTCTCGTTCGCGTGCTGAGTGGTCCCCTTTGTGTGGTAGCCGATAGCGCAgccggcaagcgtactcgattgCTCTTGAGGAGTTACCC includes the following:
- the LOC125760276 gene encoding uncharacterized protein LOC125760276, translating into MNAVHDMVEALEVNKTLQTLAFDITSTQSEDEVSNLFDLVQKIDVFSRLRFNWINPRGSDFAKGVMSSQVSSTTRNFDDHGAADAMEFLDALASTRNISVAWLECVKSAQPVVTKLIDTVARTKYLRQQLQKLRP